A single genomic interval of Halococcus saccharolyticus DSM 5350 harbors:
- a CDS encoding OPT family oligopeptide transporter — protein MATESGTSTETTDVDPYVPADSSTTELTVKAVVLGLVLNVLLMAANAYLGLRAGLTISASIPAAVISMGLFYGLSRIGIQGTILENNIVQTMTSAGSSLTAGVIFSLAGVAFLGESIDIVTTATVSLLGGILGVLFMIPMRRYLIVDQHQELPYPEGTACADVLQAGEQGGRGVRFVSLGFIVGAVYMALADIWGVIRTTIEGAFAVTNTRGFALGGDFTPALVGVGYIIGPRIAAYILGGGLVSWMMLIPLLVTGGMVPPDAAGGTLFEQANAVWSSYVRYVGAGAMIVGGLYAIASMRSTILDAVRLAGAEFSEGLNGDTDRKRTARDLPMAIVVVGAAIVAILLVVVPQVQVGLLGAAIAVIAAFLFVAVSSYLVGVVGSSSNPVSGMTVATILVAAVVLRSTGVSDPVIVLTTGSVVAIAAAVAGDTSQDLKTGYLLGATPRKQQIAQLIGIGLSALFAGAILVFFNQAYGLGSQTLPAPQAGLMALIAESVLGGTANWGMVLIGVTFGIVLIMMDIPVLPFAVGMYLPISLATPIFLGGVLKALVTRYVERTGDEEATERATLNGRIVAAGLIAGEAIMGIVVGAIRILGVGSGGTIPFPVGVGDQLSLWFGIVAIGGLLAFIAASTLRGAKDTGDVEELY, from the coding sequence ATGGCAACGGAGAGTGGCACATCGACGGAGACGACAGACGTCGATCCGTACGTTCCGGCCGACAGCAGCACGACCGAACTCACGGTGAAAGCGGTCGTACTCGGGCTCGTTCTCAACGTCCTCCTGATGGCGGCGAACGCGTATCTCGGACTGCGCGCCGGGCTGACGATCAGCGCCTCCATCCCGGCGGCGGTCATCAGTATGGGGCTGTTTTACGGCCTCTCGCGCATCGGTATCCAGGGGACGATCCTGGAGAACAACATCGTCCAAACGATGACGTCGGCGGGCTCGTCGCTGACTGCGGGAGTGATCTTCTCGCTCGCCGGCGTCGCCTTCCTCGGCGAGTCGATCGACATCGTGACGACGGCAACGGTCTCGCTGCTCGGCGGGATTCTCGGTGTCCTGTTCATGATCCCGATGCGGCGCTACCTCATCGTCGACCAGCATCAGGAGCTTCCCTACCCCGAGGGGACCGCCTGCGCTGATGTCCTCCAAGCGGGCGAGCAGGGCGGACGCGGCGTCCGGTTCGTCTCGCTGGGGTTCATCGTGGGCGCGGTCTACATGGCGCTCGCGGACATCTGGGGTGTGATCCGGACGACGATCGAGGGCGCGTTCGCGGTCACAAACACTCGGGGGTTCGCACTCGGCGGGGATTTCACGCCCGCACTCGTCGGCGTCGGCTACATCATCGGGCCGCGGATCGCGGCGTACATCCTCGGCGGCGGGCTGGTGTCGTGGATGATGCTGATCCCGCTGCTCGTCACCGGCGGGATGGTGCCGCCGGACGCGGCCGGCGGGACGCTGTTCGAGCAGGCGAACGCGGTCTGGAGCAGCTACGTCCGCTACGTCGGGGCGGGCGCGATGATCGTCGGCGGACTGTATGCGATCGCGTCGATGCGCTCGACGATCCTCGACGCCGTCCGGCTCGCGGGCGCGGAGTTCAGCGAGGGCCTCAACGGCGACACGGACCGCAAACGCACCGCCCGCGACCTCCCGATGGCGATCGTCGTCGTCGGTGCAGCTATCGTCGCAATCTTGCTCGTCGTTGTGCCACAGGTCCAGGTCGGGCTGCTCGGCGCAGCCATCGCGGTGATCGCGGCGTTCCTGTTCGTCGCCGTCTCGTCGTATCTCGTCGGCGTCGTCGGGAGCTCGTCGAACCCGGTCTCGGGGATGACCGTCGCGACGATCCTGGTCGCCGCGGTCGTGCTGCGCTCGACCGGCGTCTCGGACCCCGTCATCGTGTTGACCACCGGCTCGGTCGTCGCCATCGCCGCCGCGGTCGCTGGCGACACCTCACAGGACCTCAAAACCGGCTATCTGCTCGGCGCGACGCCACGGAAACAGCAGATCGCCCAGCTCATCGGGATCGGGCTGTCGGCGCTGTTCGCCGGCGCGATTCTCGTGTTCTTCAACCAGGCCTACGGTCTCGGGAGTCAGACCCTGCCCGCACCACAGGCCGGGCTGATGGCGCTGATCGCCGAGAGCGTCCTCGGCGGGACCGCGAACTGGGGGATGGTGCTGATCGGCGTGACCTTCGGCATCGTCCTCATCATGATGGATATTCCAGTGCTGCCGTTCGCGGTCGGGATGTACCTCCCGATCAGCCTGGCGACGCCGATCTTCCTCGGCGGCGTGCTGAAGGCGCTCGTCACCCGCTACGTCGAACGGACGGGTGACGAGGAGGCGACCGAGCGCGCCACTCTCAACGGCCGGATCGTGGCCGCAGGCCTGATCGCCGGCGAGGCGATCATGGGGATCGTCGTGGGCGCGATCCGTATCCTCGGTGTCGGCAGTGGTGGAACGATCCCGTTCCCCGTGGGTGTCGGCGATCAGCTTTCGCTGTGGTTCGGGATCGTCGCCATCGGCGGACTGCTCGCGTTCATCGCCGCGAGCACGCTCCGCGGGGCGAAGGACACGGGCGACGTCGAGGAGCTCTACTGA
- a CDS encoding PqqD family protein has translation MSERPSTATPIRTTEDWDCERVDGSRKVTIQRPRQPRNRLDEFLFDLFDTPTERELELDAVGSVVWCHCDGDTTMAELADELAATVPEERIEPVGDTLSYFLAQLAELNLIRYADDNQ, from the coding sequence GTGTCCGAGCGTCCCTCGACCGCGACGCCGATCCGCACGACCGAGGACTGGGACTGCGAGCGCGTCGACGGCAGTCGAAAAGTGACGATCCAGCGGCCGCGCCAACCACGGAACCGGCTCGACGAGTTCCTCTTCGACCTGTTCGATACGCCGACCGAGCGCGAACTCGAACTCGATGCGGTCGGCAGCGTCGTCTGGTGTCACTGCGACGGGGACACCACGATGGCGGAGCTCGCCGACGAACTCGCCGCGACCGTCCCCGAAGAGCGCATCGAACCCGTCGGTGATACCCTGTCGTACTTCCTGGCACAGCTGGCCGAGCTCAATCTGATTCGGTACGCGGACGACAATCAGTAG